A region of the Thiomicrorhabdus sp. genome:
GATATAGTCATGAGCTTGCAAACCAATCGTACCTAAAGATAGCTCATTACTGCAAGGTAAAGCTCCTTTGGCCATAAACGTAGTTGCAACGGGGATATTTAATTTAGTCGCAAATTCAAACAGTGCTTCGCTAGCATGTGAGCGAATCAAACCATTCCCCGCAATAATGATAGGAAATTTAGCCTCAGAAATAATATCGGCCGCTTGCTGAATTTTTAATGGATTAACGTAAGAGGGCAGAGGGCTCTGTTTTTTTAATGGTTTTTTATCGACATCATATTGTGCAATATTTTCAGGAAAATCAATAAAACTGCAGCCTGGTTTTTCTGCTTGAGCCACTTTAAATGCTTTACGTACCACTTCGGGAATAATATCAGGAGTAAGAATTTGTGTGCTGTATTTGGTAATAGGTTTAAAAAGATTTACTAAATCTAAAACTTGATGGCTCTCTTTATGCAGGCGGTTAGTTCCAGCTTGTCCTGCTATGGCTACCACGGGTGCTCTGTCCATATTCGCATCGGCAACCCCTGTTACTAAGTTGGTTGCACCAGGGCCTAAAGTGGCTAAACAAACACCAGCTTGGCCAGTTAAACGCCCATAGACATCAGCCATAAAAGCGGCACCTTGTTCATGTCGAGTCAAAATGAATTTAATGTTGCTATCAAGTAAGGCATCCATTAAATCTAAGTTTTCTTCGCCAGGAATACCAAAAATATACTCAACTTCTTCATTCTCTAAACATTTAATAAACAATTCTGCTGCTTTCATGATGTTTACCCTCGTTGGTAGGCGTATTTGTCATTTACCACTTCTATAACTTGCCATTTATATAGATATACTATGTATAAGCACAGACAGGCATTAGTTAGAGAATCTTTCATTTATATTGGCATATCTTTGGACGTTTAGAAAATAAAATCCTTTTAGACGTGCCCAATTAAATAGGTATGCGGATTGGGGTTTGATACAATTCAGCCAGAAAAGTTAACTTTGGATTAGGCTATTGAAAAGAATAATTAAAGCGACCGCAACAGTTGGTGGAATGACAATGATTTCACGTGTATTAGGGTTTGTACGTGATGTGATTATTGCTCGCTACTTTGGTGCTAGTATGGGGGCGGATGCTTTTTTTGTGGCCTTTAAGATACCTAACTTTTTTCGCCGTCTGTTTGCAGAAGGAGCCTTTTCACAAGCCTTTGTACCCGTCTTAGCAGAAGCCAAAGAGAAACGAGGCCATGAGGCGGTAAAACATTTAGTCAATGCCATTAGTTTTAGGCTAGGTGGCGTTTTATTATTACTTACCGCCTTTGGTGTGTTTGGCTCATCGTTATGGATGATGGTCTTTGCCCCAGGGTTTATGGATAATCCAGAAAAGTTTAATTTGGCCGCAAATATGTTGTCGATTACTTTTCCGTACTTGCTATTAATCTCTTTAGTGGCCTTTTCTTCAGCCATTATGAATACCTATAACCAGTTTGCAGTGCCCGCTTTTACCCCAGTATTCTTAAATTTGGTATTAATTACCTTTGCCGTTTGGGTCTCACCGTATTTTGATATCCCAGTTATGGCATTGGCTTGGGGGGTGTTGGTAGCAGGTGTGGTTCAATTGCTATTTCATCTGCCGTTTCTTTATAAGTTAGGCTTGTTACCGCACCCAAGTACTCAGTCTGATGAAGGTGTGAGCGAAGTAAAACGGCTAATGCTACCCGCATTATTTGGGGTTTCAGTCGCTCAAATTAACTTGTTGGTTGATACCGTTTTGGCCTCATTTTTGGTAACAGGATCGGTTTCTTGGTTGTATTATTCTGATCGTTTAATGGAGTTTCCTTTAGGAGTCTTTGGTGTGGCTTTAGCCACGGTGGTTTTACCAGGCCTGTCAAAAAAAGCCGCTAATGAAAATTGGCAAGGTTTTCAGCAAGATATTGATAGTGCATTGCGATTAGTGTTAATTATTGGCTTTCCAGCAACCTTAGGGTTATTAATCTTGTCGCAACCGCTAATCACAACCTTGTTTTTTTACGGTAAATTTACCGCTCATGATGCCAGTATGTCGAGCATGAGTTTAATGGCCTACTCTTTTGGCTTGCTCGGTTTTATTTTGGTTAAAATTTTAGCCCCTGCATTCTATGCTCGTAAAGATATGAAAACCCCTGTTAAAGTCGCCGTTATCGCTCTGGTGACTAATACCGTGCTTAATTTAATATTGATTGGCCCATTTGCTCATGTAGGCTTGGCCGCTGCCACAACCGTATCGGCATTTGTTAATTCAGGTTTACTGTATTGGTATCTAACAAAGCAGGGGGTGTTTACCCCTATGAACGGCTGGGGTAAATTAATTGTGCAAGCCTTAATTGCCAATGCCGCTTTAATTGCCTTTTTAGTCATTGCATCACCCACAGCAGAGAGTTGGTATGCATTTGATGTTTGGATGCGAATCTCTTGGCTAGTAGGGTTGGTTATTGGTTCAATGATTATTTACGCTTTAGTCTTGATTTTAGTGGGATTAAACCCTAAAAAACTAGTAAACAAAACGTCTTAAAAAGCCCTCTAAATAGCTCTCTAAATGCCATATTGGCCACAAGGCATACCAGGCCTGGTAAATTTATAGTTTGGGGATATTTTACGTAATGTAAAAAAGTCGCTATATTTAGTATATTTACAAACAGTTAGGCGTTTCATTAGGCTATAATTTATGGTTTGGTTTTATACATAGAAACAGACACATGCAGTTAATTCGCGGCCTTCACAATTTGCAACACTATCAGGCTCAGTTAGCCAAAGGCTGTGTGTTAACCATTGGTAATTTTGATGGTGTACACCTGGGTCATCAGCAAGTTTTGCAGGCCGTAAATGCTCAAGCAAAAGCTTTAGATTTACCCAGTGTAGTGATGATTTTTGAACCATTGCCGATTGAGTTTTTTTCACCACAAGAAGCTCCAGTGCGTTTAATGAATTTTCGTGAGAAATTGCAAGCGTTTAAACAAACCGATATTGATTATGTATTGTGTGTACGTTTTAACACGGATTTTGCCGCTTTAACCGCCCAACAATTTGTTAATGGAATTTTGTTGCAAGGCCTGAATATCAAACATTTAGTCGTCGGTGATGATTTTCGGTTTGGTCAAAATCGTCAAGGTGACTTTGCTTACTTAAAACAAGCGGGTTTGACTAATGATTTTACAGTGACCGATATGCCAACTTTTGGCGTTGAGCAAGAGCGAGTAAGCAGTACACGGATTAGAACAGCTTTGTCTAAAGACGGTTCGAATGAACCTGATTTGGCAGAAGCCAAAGCGTTAATGGGCAAAGACTTTAGTTTTAATGGTCGAGTGATTCACGGTCAAAAATTAGGCAGAACCATTGGTTTTAGAACCTTAAATATTAACCCCAAGCGTTCGCAAATGCCTGTACAAGGTGTGTTTGCGGTAACCGTAGATGGTATAGCTAATAAACCTTGGCCTGGTGTAGCAAACTTAGGATTAAGACCAACCGTTGATGGCGTAAGACCTTCCATTGAAGTGCATTTATTCAATTGGGATAAAGATGTTTACGGCAAGCACGTGCAAGTTACGCTAGAAGCCTTTATACGACCAGAGATGAAATTTAATGGTCTAGATGCATTGAAAGAGCAAATTGCTAAAGATGCACAACAAGCAAAACAGTATTTTAATCTTTTGGACTAAATGCCCGAAAGATTCCAAGATTTAAATTTTAATTATAGGGTGAGGGCCTATTTAGGCCTTATCCCTCTCAACCTAGTGAAGTTATCGAATGACAGACTATAAACCGACTTTGAACTTACCTGAAACAGATTTTCCAATGCGTGGAAATCTACCTAACCGAGAGCCTGCACAAGTAGAAGCTTGGTTATCAGATTCGTTATACCAAACCGTACGTAAACACATGGCGGGTCGCCCTAAGTTTATTTTGCATGATGGGCCTCCGTATGCAAACGGCGATATTCACATTGGTCACGCGGTAAATAAAGTACTTAAAGACATGATTGTTAAATCAAAAGGCTTAAGTGGTTTTGATGCTCCGTATGTACCAGGTTGGGATTGTCACGGTCTGCCGATTGAGCTAAATGTTGAGAAAAAGAAAGGTAAAGTTGGCCAAAAAATTGGTGCGACTGAGTTCCGTCAAGAATGCCGTAACTATGCACAAAAACAAGTTGAAGGGCAGATGGCTGACTTTCAACGTTTAGGTGTGATGGCGGATTGGGAAAACCCATATCTTACTAAAGACTTTAAATTTGAAGCCAATGAAATTCGTGCCTTAGCAAAAATCATTGAAAACGGTCACCTAGTTAAAGGTACTAAACCTGTTTACTGGTCTGTCGGTGGTCGTTCGGCTCTGGCTGAGGCTGAAGTGGAATATGAAAACAAACGTTCAAAATCAATTGATGTGCGTTTTCCTGTGATTGATGAAGAAGCGTTTTTTAAACGTTGTCATCATGTAGAAGATCATACCGGTGAAGGGCCTTTGTCTGTTGTCATTTGGACAACAACACCTTGGACTCTACCAGCTAACCAAGCGGTTTCAATCAACCCAGAGTTAGAATATTCTGTGGTTCAAGTTCATGGTGAACACGGGCCAGAACGTCTGTTTTTAGCCGAAGCGATGATTAAAGACGCTATGGATAAATGGGGCTTTGATCAATACAACGTCATTGCCTATGGTCGTGGTGAACAGTTTGATTTAATCCGTTTACAACACCCATTTTATGACCGAGTTGTACCTCTTATCTTAGGTGAACACGTTACCACTGAAGCGGGTACAGGTTGTGTTCACACTGCACCTGGTCACGGGGTAGAAGATTTTCAGGTTGGTCTAAAATACGATCTAGAAGTTGATTGCCCGGTAGATGGCAATGGTAACTATGTGGCTGGTACGCCTTTGTTTGAAGGTGAGAACGTACTTAAAGTCGATGACCATGTGATCGAAGTACTTAAAGAACATAAAGCCTTAGTGCATATTGAAGTCATTGAACACAGTTACCCTCATTGCTGGCGTACTAAAACGCCACTGATTTTCCGTGCCACGCCACAATGGTTTATCTCAATGACCGAAGGTGGTTTACGTGATAAAGCGATGGCCGCCATTCCAAAAGTAGAATGGGTTCCTGAGTGGGGTCAAAACCGTATTGAAGGTATGATTGATGGTCGTCCAGACTGGTGTATTTCACGTCAGCGTTTCTGGGGTGTGCCAATCGCTATCTTTGTGCATAAAGTAACGGGTGAAATGCATCCTCGCACAACTGAACTGATGGAAGAAGTCGCCAAACTGGTTGAAGAAAAATCAATCGATGCATGGTATGACTTAGATGTTGCTTCTTTGCTGGGAGCAGAAGCTGAAGACTATGAACAAGTGACTGATATTCTTGATGTCTGGTTTGATTCAGGTATCTCTCACTTTACCGTGTTAGGTCAACGTGAAGAACTACACGCTCCTGCCGATCTATATCTAGAAGGTTCAGATCAGCACCGTGGGTGGTTCCAGTCCTCTTTACTAACGGCTCTAGCAACCGATGGTCAAGCTCCTTACAAGCAAGTATTAACACATGGTTTTACCGTAGATAAAGACGGTAAAAAAATGTCTAAATCTAAAGGTAACGTCGTTGCACCACAGCAAATCGCCAATAAACTAGGTGCAGATATCTTACGCCTATGGATTTCAGCGGCCGACTACCGTTATGAGATGACCGTATCGGATGAAATCATCAGCCGTACTGCCGATTCATATCGCCGTATTCGTAATACAGCACGTTTCTTATTAGCCAATATCAATGGCTTTAACCCAGAAACCGATATGATCGCTTATGAAGATTTATTGCCATTAGATAAGTGGGCAATTGGTCATGCCGCTAAATTGCAAAAAGAGATTGTAGAAGCTTACGATAGCTACAATTTCCACAATATTTACCAAGCAATGACTCACTTCTGTTCGGTTGAATTAGGGGCATTCTATTTGGATGTTATCAAAGATCGTCAATACACCTGTAAAACAGAAGGGCTAGCGCGTCGTTCTGCACAAACGGCTCTATATCATATAGTAGAAGCGTTAACGCGTTGGATGGCACCAATCCTAAGCTTTACCGCAGAAGAGATTTGGAAAGAACTTCCTGGTAATCGTAGTGAAACTATTTTTGTTTCAACTTGGTATGAAGGTTTAACCGATTTAGATGAAACTGCAGAAATGAACTCAGCCTACTGGGAAGAGATGATTGCCGTGCGTTCAGCCGTAGCCAAACAGCTTGAACAACTGCGTGCCGATAAAGTCATTAAAGCCTCATTAACGGCTGAAGTCACTTTATATTGTGATGATGAAATCTACAATAAACTGAGTAAACTACAAGACGAGCTACGTTTTGTATTAATTACCTCAGAAGCAACTTTAAAACCATTAGCTGATAAATCGGATACAGCGATTGAATCAGAAATGCCAGGCCTGTGGATTGATGCGGGTGCTACTGACAAGCCAAAATGTGCTCGTTGTTGGCATCACCGTGAAGAAGTTGGGCAAATTGCCGAACATCCTGAGCTATGTCAGCGTTGTGTGGATAATGTTGAAGGTGACGGAGAGGTTCGTCATTTCGCTTAAAACCTACTGCGAAGCTTGGATACTTCGTTAGAAAAACAGTCACTTACAATTCGTAAGCTCCTATTTTTCTGCCTTGTCTACAAGCTTCTCGTTACGGTTTTAATTTCAAAATTAATACGATTAAAAGCGAATTTTTATTCGCTTTTTTTTAATTGGAAATTTATATGAATCAAAAGAATTCAACAGCCATAAAAACGGTTTGGTTAGCTATTTTAGTGATTGTTTTAGACCAATTAACTAAATACATTGCGGTGAGCAATTTAAATTTTGCTGAGCCTGTTGCGGTTATGCCTTACCTAAATTGGACATTGGTTTACAACCACGGTGCGGCGTTTAGTTTTTTAGCTGAAATGGGTGGTTGGCAACGTTGGTTTTTTGCAGGCCTGGCTCTAGTGGTGAGTGCAATTTTGATGTTTTGGTTATCAAAACTACCAAGCAAAATCACCGCAGAAGTTTGGGGTATTAACCTAGTCTTAGGTGGGGCAATTGGTAATGTGATTGACCGTTTCTTAGCAGGGCGAGTCACTGATTTTGTCGATTTTTATATTGG
Encoded here:
- the murJ gene encoding murein biosynthesis integral membrane protein MurJ, which codes for MKRIIKATATVGGMTMISRVLGFVRDVIIARYFGASMGADAFFVAFKIPNFFRRLFAEGAFSQAFVPVLAEAKEKRGHEAVKHLVNAISFRLGGVLLLLTAFGVFGSSLWMMVFAPGFMDNPEKFNLAANMLSITFPYLLLISLVAFSSAIMNTYNQFAVPAFTPVFLNLVLITFAVWVSPYFDIPVMALAWGVLVAGVVQLLFHLPFLYKLGLLPHPSTQSDEGVSEVKRLMLPALFGVSVAQINLLVDTVLASFLVTGSVSWLYYSDRLMEFPLGVFGVALATVVLPGLSKKAANENWQGFQQDIDSALRLVLIIGFPATLGLLILSQPLITTLFFYGKFTAHDASMSSMSLMAYSFGLLGFILVKILAPAFYARKDMKTPVKVAVIALVTNTVLNLILIGPFAHVGLAAATTVSAFVNSGLLYWYLTKQGVFTPMNGWGKLIVQALIANAALIAFLVIASPTAESWYAFDVWMRISWLVGLVIGSMIIYALVLILVGLNPKKLVNKTS
- the lspA gene encoding signal peptidase II; translation: MNQKNSTAIKTVWLAILVIVLDQLTKYIAVSNLNFAEPVAVMPYLNWTLVYNHGAAFSFLAEMGGWQRWFFAGLALVVSAILMFWLSKLPSKITAEVWGINLVLGGAIGNVIDRFLAGRVTDFVDFYIGSWHYATFNVADVAITLGAGLLILSEFVLKPKQKKQAEVADS
- the ileS gene encoding isoleucine--tRNA ligase, with translation MTDYKPTLNLPETDFPMRGNLPNREPAQVEAWLSDSLYQTVRKHMAGRPKFILHDGPPYANGDIHIGHAVNKVLKDMIVKSKGLSGFDAPYVPGWDCHGLPIELNVEKKKGKVGQKIGATEFRQECRNYAQKQVEGQMADFQRLGVMADWENPYLTKDFKFEANEIRALAKIIENGHLVKGTKPVYWSVGGRSALAEAEVEYENKRSKSIDVRFPVIDEEAFFKRCHHVEDHTGEGPLSVVIWTTTPWTLPANQAVSINPELEYSVVQVHGEHGPERLFLAEAMIKDAMDKWGFDQYNVIAYGRGEQFDLIRLQHPFYDRVVPLILGEHVTTEAGTGCVHTAPGHGVEDFQVGLKYDLEVDCPVDGNGNYVAGTPLFEGENVLKVDDHVIEVLKEHKALVHIEVIEHSYPHCWRTKTPLIFRATPQWFISMTEGGLRDKAMAAIPKVEWVPEWGQNRIEGMIDGRPDWCISRQRFWGVPIAIFVHKVTGEMHPRTTELMEEVAKLVEEKSIDAWYDLDVASLLGAEAEDYEQVTDILDVWFDSGISHFTVLGQREELHAPADLYLEGSDQHRGWFQSSLLTALATDGQAPYKQVLTHGFTVDKDGKKMSKSKGNVVAPQQIANKLGADILRLWISAADYRYEMTVSDEIISRTADSYRRIRNTARFLLANINGFNPETDMIAYEDLLPLDKWAIGHAAKLQKEIVEAYDSYNFHNIYQAMTHFCSVELGAFYLDVIKDRQYTCKTEGLARRSAQTALYHIVEALTRWMAPILSFTAEEIWKELPGNRSETIFVSTWYEGLTDLDETAEMNSAYWEEMIAVRSAVAKQLEQLRADKVIKASLTAEVTLYCDDEIYNKLSKLQDELRFVLITSEATLKPLADKSDTAIESEMPGLWIDAGATDKPKCARCWHHREEVGQIAEHPELCQRCVDNVEGDGEVRHFA
- the ribF gene encoding bifunctional riboflavin kinase/FAD synthetase, with the translated sequence MQLIRGLHNLQHYQAQLAKGCVLTIGNFDGVHLGHQQVLQAVNAQAKALDLPSVVMIFEPLPIEFFSPQEAPVRLMNFREKLQAFKQTDIDYVLCVRFNTDFAALTAQQFVNGILLQGLNIKHLVVGDDFRFGQNRQGDFAYLKQAGLTNDFTVTDMPTFGVEQERVSSTRIRTALSKDGSNEPDLAEAKALMGKDFSFNGRVIHGQKLGRTIGFRTLNINPKRSQMPVQGVFAVTVDGIANKPWPGVANLGLRPTVDGVRPSIEVHLFNWDKDVYGKHVQVTLEAFIRPEMKFNGLDALKEQIAKDAQQAKQYFNLLD